From the Paenibacillus sp. R14(2021) genome, the window TCGAATGCGGAAACCTCGTTGATTAGTAATTTATAATGAGTGCCGAAGTCCGCCATGGATACGACTACGCCTTCGCCGGCTTTGCCGTCGAAAACCAGACGTGCCGGATCTTCGCGGTCGCCGATGCCGAGCGGCGAAACAACGATTTTCGGCTTGTTGCTTGCCAGGGACGGATCTACCTCGAGCATATGGGATTGCAGGATGGCTTCCTGACCGGCCGCCATCTCGTAGGTGTAATCCTCCATAAAGCCCGTGTTTTGATTGCGGCTCATCACTTTCAGCAAGCGGTCGAGCGCAGCCGTCTTCCAGTCGCCCTCACCGGCAAAGCCGTAGCCTTGCGCCATCAGACGTTGGACGGCAAGACCCGGAAGCTGTTTCATGCCATGCAAATCTTCGAAGTTCGTCGTGAAGGCATTATAGCCTTTTTCATCCAAGAAACGCTTGATGGCGATTTCATAGCTCCCTTGGATTCTGACGCTCGCTTCCCAAGTTTCTTTGCTGTTTGTGCCGTAATCGAATTCGTAGGTCTCCGCGTATTGAGCCATCAGATCATCGATTTCCTGCGCCGTAACGGCATTTACGTATTGCACAAGGTCGCCGATGCCGTAGTAGTCCACCGTCCATCCGAATTGAATTTGAGCCTCGACCTTGTCGCCTTCCGTTACGCCAACATTGCGCATGTTGTCGCCGAAACGGGCAACTTTGATGTTGAAGCCTTCGTTATAGGCAACCGCTACGTCCATCCAATCCGCAATTTGCTGCTGCACTTCCGGACGCTCCCAATAGCCTACGACGATTTTATTTTGTTTCTTCAGACGGGCATTAATGAATCCATACTCGCGGTCGCCGTGAGCGGCCTGGTTCAAGTTCATGAAGTCCATGTCGATCGTTGCCCAAGGAATGCTTTCATTGAACTGGGTCGCGAAGTGAAGCAGAGGCTTCTGCAGCAATTTCGTACCGCGAATCCACATTTTCGCAGGCGAGAACGTATGCATCCACGTAATGACACCCGCCACTTCGTCGCGATAGTTGACCTCTTTCATAATGCTTGTAATTTTATCCGCGCTGACAGCTAAGTCCTGCAAGACAAGCGGATAAGGCAGCACACCGCTATTATTCAAAGCATCGGTCATCTTCTGCGCATGAGCCTTTACTTCAGCCAGCGCTTCTTCCCCGTACAGATGCTGCGAACCTACGACAAACCAAAACTGTTTAGCTGCTGCTGCTGACATCTTAATCATCCTCTTTTCTTTATTTTAATCAGGGTGAGGCTATTACTTCTGCCCGTAGTAGGCGTCTTTCCCGTGTTTCCGGAGATAGTGCTTATCCAGAATGCCTTGCGGCAGTTCTTTGGCAAAATGGTTCAATTGCCGCGCGTACAGATTCATTTTGCACACTTCCTCCAGCACGACGCTGTTCACGACCGCCGACTTCACGTCTTTGCCCCAAGTGAAAGGCGCATGTCCCTGGAGCAGAACGGCCGGGATCGCCAAGACATCCAATCCGCGCTTCTCGAACGTTTCGATAATAACGTGACCCGTCTCCGCTTCGTATCCCCGGTCAACCTCGTCTTGGTTCAAGAACCGTGCGCAAGGCACGGCGCCATAGAAGGTGTCCGCATGCGTCGTTCCCATAACGGGCACATCCAGTCCCGCTTGCGCCCAGATGGTTGCCCAAGTCGAGTGGGTATGCACGATGCCGCCGATTTGCGGATAATGCTTATACAATACGGCGTGAGTCGCGGTATCGGAGGAAGGTCTCATCTCTCCCTCCACCACTTTGCCGTCGAGATCCACGACTACCATGTCGCTTGGTTTCATCTTTTCATAGCTGATTCCGCTCGGTTTAATGACGAACAGGCCGCTATCCCGATCGATGGCGCTCGCATTGCCCCAAGTGAATTTCACGAGTCCATGCTTCGCCAAATCCAGATTTGCCTGATAAACCTCTTCTTTCAATTGTTCTAACAACGTTAGCCCCTCCCGTTCTCTAGCAGATGGTCTACGGCAGCTTGTTCGATGGCCAATCCTGCTTCATAACGTTTCATAAATGTTTGGAATCCTTGTACATCCGCTT encodes:
- the araA gene encoding L-arabinose isomerase, producing MSAAAAKQFWFVVGSQHLYGEEALAEVKAHAQKMTDALNNSGVLPYPLVLQDLAVSADKITSIMKEVNYRDEVAGVITWMHTFSPAKMWIRGTKLLQKPLLHFATQFNESIPWATIDMDFMNLNQAAHGDREYGFINARLKKQNKIVVGYWERPEVQQQIADWMDVAVAYNEGFNIKVARFGDNMRNVGVTEGDKVEAQIQFGWTVDYYGIGDLVQYVNAVTAQEIDDLMAQYAETYEFDYGTNSKETWEASVRIQGSYEIAIKRFLDEKGYNAFTTNFEDLHGMKQLPGLAVQRLMAQGYGFAGEGDWKTAALDRLLKVMSRNQNTGFMEDYTYEMAAGQEAILQSHMLEVDPSLASNKPKIVVSPLGIGDREDPARLVFDGKAGEGVVVSMADFGTHYKLLINEVSAFEPTVPAPNLPVARVLWTVKPNFQDGVKAWVENGGGHHTVVSLNLTTDQIVTYAKLVNLEYVVIK
- a CDS encoding L-ribulose-5-phosphate 4-epimerase, whose translation is MLEQLKEEVYQANLDLAKHGLVKFTWGNASAIDRDSGLFVIKPSGISYEKMKPSDMVVVDLDGKVVEGEMRPSSDTATHAVLYKHYPQIGGIVHTHSTWATIWAQAGLDVPVMGTTHADTFYGAVPCARFLNQDEVDRGYEAETGHVIIETFEKRGLDVLAIPAVLLQGHAPFTWGKDVKSAVVNSVVLEEVCKMNLYARQLNHFAKELPQGILDKHYLRKHGKDAYYGQK